A genomic segment from Flavobacterium litorale encodes:
- the ccoG gene encoding cytochrome c oxidase accessory protein CcoG, with translation MAAQMDDGFRDTIGTIDEEGKRSWLYPKKPSGKFYKYRKLVSYFLLAALFLSPFIKINGNQFLMFNVLERRFNIFGFPFWPQDFHLFVISMIIGVVFVALFTVAFGRIFCGWMCPQTIFLEMVFRRIEYAIEGDRNAQMKLDRMEWNAEKIRKKALKWTIFFIISFAIANVFLAYLVGSDKLIAMVQDGPLEHWGNLIALLIFTGVFYFIFAWFREQVCIIACPYGRLQGVLLDNKSVIVAYDHVRGEAEAGRGRIVKGEDRVASGKGDCIDCKLCVHVCPTGIDIRNGTQLECTNCTACIDECNTVMEKVGLPKGLIRYTSEDEITKKEKFKFTARMKGYSAVLLILLGIFTGMLFLRNDVEATVLRLPGQLYEHKGENISNVFTYKIVNKTAKPFNNVYFKLVKPQGVVKMVGNDTFTIEREGLAEGTLFIEINPAYLDGDKTKITLQVYDGDKVIETETTTFLAPRTFN, from the coding sequence ATGGCAGCACAAATGGATGATGGATTTCGTGATACAATAGGCACGATAGATGAAGAAGGGAAACGGTCGTGGCTTTATCCTAAAAAGCCATCAGGAAAGTTTTACAAATACAGAAAATTAGTTAGTTATTTTTTACTAGCCGCACTGTTTTTATCGCCTTTTATTAAAATAAATGGTAATCAATTCCTGATGTTTAATGTGCTAGAACGCAGGTTCAATATTTTCGGATTTCCGTTTTGGCCGCAAGATTTCCACCTCTTTGTTATCTCCATGATAATAGGAGTAGTATTTGTAGCCTTATTTACAGTAGCATTCGGTCGTATATTTTGTGGTTGGATGTGTCCGCAAACCATCTTTCTCGAAATGGTATTTAGGCGTATCGAGTATGCTATAGAAGGCGACAGGAACGCACAAATGAAGCTGGATAGAATGGAGTGGAATGCCGAAAAGATTAGAAAAAAAGCACTCAAGTGGACTATATTCTTTATCATTTCGTTTGCCATAGCCAATGTGTTTTTAGCTTACCTTGTAGGTAGCGATAAACTTATTGCCATGGTGCAAGATGGTCCGTTGGAGCATTGGGGTAACCTTATAGCATTGCTAATATTTACGGGGGTATTCTACTTTATATTTGCGTGGTTCAGAGAGCAAGTTTGTATTATAGCATGCCCTTACGGTAGGTTACAAGGCGTACTACTCGATAACAAATCAGTAATTGTAGCGTACGACCATGTTAGGGGAGAAGCAGAAGCAGGACGCGGAAGAATTGTTAAAGGCGAAGATAGAGTTGCATCGGGTAAAGGCGATTGTATTGACTGTAAGTTGTGTGTACATGTTTGCCCAACAGGTATTGATATTAGGAATGGTACACAGCTAGAATGTACCAACTGTACTGCCTGTATTGACGAGTGTAACACCGTAATGGAAAAAGTAGGCTTACCTAAAGGCTTAATACGCTATACCAGTGAAGACGAAATAACTAAAAAAGAAAAATTTAAGTTTACAGCTAGGATGAAGGGGTACAGTGCCGTACTGCTAATATTACTAGGCATATTTACAGGAATGCTGTTTTTACGAAATGATGTTGAAGCTACTGTTTTACGCTTACCTGGGCAGTTGTACGAACACAAAGGCGAAAACATAAGCAATGTATTTACCTATAAAATTGTAAACAAAACGGCCAAACCTTTTAACAACGTTTATTTTAAATTGGTAAAACCGCAAGGTGTAGTAAAAATGGTAGGTAACGATACCTTTACCATTGAACGAGAAGGTTTAGCCGAAGGAACATTGTTTATAGAAATTAACCCAGCCTATTTGGATGGCGATAAAACCAAAATAACCCTACAAGTATACGATGGCGATAAAGTGATTGAAACAGAAACAACAACCTTTTTAGCACCGCGTACTTTTAACTAA
- a CDS encoding FixH family protein produces the protein MNIKLNWGTGIVIAFAFFIAFILFFVIKVQSDAKYDNELVVDDYYKKERVLQAKIDKQQNAASLKDKVAILNESEAIKIVFPSGFDATKIKGKVSLYRPSNQRLDFEIPISISVPYLLIPKSDLAGGRWGITVDWEYDDTAYLNNRMLTL, from the coding sequence ATGAATATTAAATTGAATTGGGGTACTGGAATTGTTATTGCATTTGCATTTTTTATAGCCTTTATACTCTTTTTTGTAATCAAGGTACAATCCGATGCTAAATACGATAACGAGCTTGTAGTAGACGATTATTATAAAAAAGAGCGTGTATTGCAGGCAAAAATAGATAAGCAGCAAAATGCAGCCAGTTTAAAAGATAAAGTGGCTATACTAAATGAAAGTGAAGCCATTAAAATAGTTTTTCCAAGTGGTTTTGATGCTACTAAAATAAAAGGAAAAGTGTCCTTATACCGACCGTCTAACCAAAGACTCGATTTTGAAATTCCGATTTCAATTTCGGTTCCTTATCTGCTCATACCTAAAAGTGATTTGGCAGGCGGTCGTTGGGGCATTACTGTAGATTGGGAGTACGATGATACAGCATATCTTAATAATAGAATGCTAACACTATAA
- a CDS encoding sulfite exporter TauE/SafE family protein, whose protein sequence is MLYSALILGLLSSLHCIGMCGPIAMMLPVDRHNPAKKAIQIMLYHTGRLTAYGSLGLIFGTLGKGLYLAGMQQQMAIIAGVLMIVVAMTPEKIFARYNFSKPVYKLIAKVKTGLGNQFKKRSYKALFITGLLNGYLPCGMVYAALFGAIAMQNTTLGFGYMVLYGVGTIPMMSAVVYVSGFMSGHWRNKLASYVPYVAVFIGMLFIMRGLGLGIPYISPSDASLFVQNNPDCVVINP, encoded by the coding sequence ATGCTCTACTCAGCACTCATATTAGGTTTACTCTCTAGCCTGCATTGCATAGGCATGTGCGGACCTATAGCCATGATGCTGCCTGTAGATAGGCATAATCCCGCCAAAAAAGCAATCCAGATAATGCTATACCATACAGGCAGGCTTACTGCCTACGGTAGTTTAGGGCTTATTTTTGGCACATTAGGCAAAGGGCTTTATTTGGCAGGAATGCAGCAACAAATGGCTATTATAGCAGGTGTTTTAATGATTGTTGTTGCTATGACTCCCGAAAAGATATTTGCACGCTACAATTTCTCAAAACCAGTATATAAACTAATAGCTAAAGTAAAAACAGGCTTAGGAAATCAGTTTAAAAAACGAAGTTATAAAGCCTTATTTATAACAGGGCTTTTAAACGGTTATTTGCCATGCGGTATGGTATATGCAGCCCTATTTGGTGCTATAGCCATGCAAAATACAACGCTAGGCTTTGGTTATATGGTATTGTATGGTGTAGGTACCATACCCATGATGAGTGCCGTGGTATACGTATCGGGCTTTATGTCGGGGCATTGGCGTAACAAATTAGCAAGTTATGTACCTTATGTAGCTGTTTTTATAGGAATGCTTTTTATAATGCGTGGGCTAGGTTTGGGCATACCCTACATATCACCTTCTGATGCTAGCCTTTTCGTTCAGAATAATCCCGATTGTGTTGTAATAAATCCATAA